A genomic stretch from Ooceraea biroi isolate clonal line C1 chromosome 3, Obir_v5.4, whole genome shotgun sequence includes:
- the LOC105276866 gene encoding cilia- and flagella-associated protein 298, which produces MVRMHVKKGDESQFLYDTHVEANVNDVIRDIVIIYNGRLKISRICYEMEELAKHGVMLPPDIMGLTDEQVQELKLKDKWADKCVPTSGWTFNKDQIGRRNGRQPNEKMQELLNKTIEDARTMTSKKLVQQEKLVTQKTVQEALDLLRGAVMIVYPMGLPPHDVIRQEFENTEDLTGTQASLEVIDEQLAQLWFSGKELLPGRKIKDFLGNNEKTKVIVKLQKRGSGRPAREPLMTEDEQKQFMLHAYRRQEQLKVSFFAYSAMIKASASQVLSGRYHSLSC; this is translated from the exons ATGGTGAGAATGCACGTGAAGAAAGGCGACGAGAGTCAGTTCTTGTACGATACTCACGTAGAGGCAAACGTGAATGACGTTATACGTGACATCGTGATAATTTACAATGGTCGTCTAAAGATCTCGAGGATCTGTTACG AGATGGAAGAGCTGGCTAAGCACGGCGTGATGCTACCCCCTGACATAATGGGTCTCACGGACGAGCAGGTCCAGGAGCTCAAACTCAAGGACAAATGGGCTGATAAATGTGTGCCCACGAGCGGCTGGACTTTCAACAAAGACCAGATTG GTCGTAGAAACGGCAGACAGCCCAACGAGAAGATGCAGGAGCTGTTGAACAAGACTATCGAAGATGCACGTACCATGACATCGAAA AAATTGGTGCAACAAGAAAAACTGGTCACGCAGAAGACGGTTCAAGAAGCTTTGGATTTGTTAAGAGGCGCCGTCATGATCGTGTATCCCATGGGACTTCCGCCACACGACGTGATACGTCAAGAGTTTGAGAATACCGAGGATCTTACCGGCACTCAAGCATCTCTCGAG GTAATCGATGAACAACTGGCGCAGCTGTGGTTCTCTGGAAAGGAATTATTACCAGGGAGGAAGATAAAGGATTTCCTGGGTAATAACGAGAAAACCAAGGTGATCGTGAAGTTGCAAAAGAGGGGATCTGGAAGACCAGCAAGGGAACCATTGATGACGGAAGATGAGCAGAAGCAATTCATGCTGCACGCGTATCGCCGCCAGGAACAGCTGAAGGTAAGTTTCTTTGCATATTCGGCAATGATAAAAGCCTCTGCATCGCAGGTGCTGTCAGGTAGGTATCATTCTTTAAGCtgttaa